Proteins encoded together in one Mercenaria mercenaria strain notata unplaced genomic scaffold, MADL_Memer_1 contig_4907, whole genome shotgun sequence window:
- the LOC128554287 gene encoding uncharacterized protein LOC128554287, with protein MGRSKSDQFYHKIASYTFGHRVTLHDFNRIGEVLVSICRREAELDETPEHVFKTLNARSDASCDITAEKEQNFKADNVPGRLEMQCDLCKKAKPPDEFPLDTVSESCEHYPGVCFRCVVDYVHKNKTCPQPNCQVEVDQSSERVKYCHAALARMFIDYSVVYEENRRKMVSAVGNKITVFSISGDTAWIDYTPELTVPELMKEVEEQTKIKTSNQKIMYNDQRLRPYKTPTKPYLLSDYGIKQHESLTLIVPLFCIPEDLDCVVFDLSWEFPKKNPDFLDASCLAFENRDFLQVIDWNHPENDFYLKGAIKHTHEITYGGQEGHQTINVSLKALPTYVSGLYFVLSSWKSPNLSAFSNPSLKFYPESQPENNLCKTTFTHALNSQAVIMCSVVRQNERWLIFDSDEDCCVNGNSKMYNPIRKQIEKLIAKDE; from the exons ATGGGGAGGTCTAAATCGGATCAATTCTATCACAAGATAGCCTCGTACACGTTTGGTCATCGTGTTACTCTACACGACTTTAATCGAATTGGAGAAGTACTTGTGTCTATATGCCGAAGGGAAGCAGAACTGGATGAG acaccagaacatgtttttaaaacattaaatgccAGATCAGATGCTTCATGTGATATAACTGCAGAAAAAGAACAGAATTTTAAAGCTGACAATGTTCCTGGACGTCTTG AAATGCAGTGTGATTTATGCAAAAAGGCCAAGCCTCCAGATGAATTTCCGTTAGATACAGTCTCTGAATCCTGCGAACATTATCCGGGAGTATGTTTCAGG TGTGTCGTAGACTATGTGCATAAAAACAAGACATGTCCTCAACCAAACTGCCAGGTGGAAGTAGATCAGTCGAGTGAACGAGTGAAATATTGTCATGCAGCATTGGCCCGAATGTTTATTGATTACTCTGTGGTATACGAAGAAAATAGACGTAAAATGGTATCAGCGGTAGGCAATAAGATTACAGTATTTTCTATTAGCGGCGATACGGCTTGGATCGATTATACTCCTGAACTGACCGTTCCAGAACTTATGAAAGAAGTAGAGGagcaaacaaaaattaaaacgtCGAATCAGAAGATTATGTACAACGATCAACGACTAAGG cccTACAAAACGCCCACCAAGCCATACCTACTGTCTGACTACGGAATTAAACAGCATGAGTCATTGACTCTCATTGTTCCTCTTTTCTGCATACCGGAAGACCTAGACTGCGTAGTATTTGACCTTTCATGGGAATTTCCAAAGAAGAACCCAGACTTTCTGGATGCTTCATGTCTTGCTTTTGAGAATCGGGACTTCCTTCAAGTGATAGACTGGAACCATCCAGAAAATGacttttaccttaaag GTGCAATAAAACACACACATGAAATTACCTATGGAGGCCAAGAAGGGCACCAAACTATCAACGTCAGTTTGAAAGCACTGCCAACGTATGTGTCTGGTCTCTACTTCGTTTTGAGCTCATGGAAGTCTCCAAATTTGTCGGCATTTTCTAACCCAAGCCTCAAGTTTTATCCCGAATCACAACCTGAAAACAACCTTTGCAAGACTACATTTACACATGCATTAAACAGCCAAGCTGTTATTATGTGCTCCGTCGTACGGCAAAATGAACGATGGTTGATATTTGATAGTGACGAAGACTGTTGTGTTAATGGAAACTCAAAAATGTACAATCCAATACGGAAACAGATAGAAAAACTTATCGCTAAAGATGAGTAA